Proteins co-encoded in one Xanthomonas campestris pv. badrii genomic window:
- a CDS encoding response regulator, protein MSKLTVLLVDDHEGFINAAMRHFRKVEWLNIVGSAANGLEAIERSESLRPNVVLMDLAMPEMGGLQATRLIKTQDDPPYIVIASHFDDAEHREHALRAGADNFVSKLSYIQEVMPILEGLTEGARNE, encoded by the coding sequence ATGAGCAAACTCACCGTGCTGCTGGTCGACGACCACGAGGGCTTCATCAACGCTGCGATGCGTCATTTTCGCAAAGTGGAGTGGCTCAACATCGTGGGCAGTGCCGCCAATGGACTGGAAGCGATCGAGCGCTCTGAGTCGCTGCGCCCCAATGTCGTGCTGATGGACCTGGCCATGCCGGAGATGGGCGGCCTGCAGGCCACGCGTCTGATCAAGACGCAGGACGATCCGCCGTATATCGTGATTGCGAGCCACTTCGACGATGCCGAGCATCGTGAACACGCTCTTCGCGCGGGTGCTGACAATTTTGTCAGCAAGCTGTCCTACATCCAGGAAGTCATGCCAATCCTGGAGGGCCTGACGGAAGGAGCCAGGAATGAGTGA
- the rpoN gene encoding RNA polymerase factor sigma-54: MKTTISAQLGQQLHLTPQLLQSIRLLQLDGMQLELEIRRALETNPLLELEELADNGDEATTNDDGATDVAAFDELPESTMWDVQGSSWNDGDDDRMQRVAAGESTDPHVRILRELALDLDEAALEAAAFWLEHTDDAGYLSDALSTLQQLGATRLGMRVEAVEAIRQRLLHGDPAGLAACDLRECLQAQLAALPGRVPARHLAGRILAGDLDLLASHDYALLARAHDAEVDDAREAVRLILSLQPRPGDDLLQESNASVIPDVLAWHADDSWRVALNPATTHRVSINPVHERALAEAGDAAQPLRDMLQEARWLTRGLSMRYETLLRATRAIVERQAAFLARGEEAMAPLTLKEIADEIGMHESTISRITTGKYLQTPRGTFELKHFFAVRLEGASVSGQAVKAMVRRLIESEPAGRPLADEAIAGLLSRQGVNIARRTVAKYREQLDIAPARERRRTTKPLLARAG; encoded by the coding sequence ATGAAGACGACCATTTCCGCCCAGCTTGGCCAGCAACTGCACCTCACCCCGCAGCTGCTGCAGTCGATCCGTCTGTTGCAACTGGACGGCATGCAGTTGGAGTTGGAAATTCGTCGCGCGCTGGAAACCAATCCGTTGCTGGAGTTGGAAGAGCTGGCCGATAACGGGGACGAGGCCACCACCAACGACGATGGCGCCACCGATGTGGCCGCGTTCGATGAGCTGCCGGAAAGCACGATGTGGGACGTGCAGGGCAGCAGCTGGAACGATGGCGACGACGACCGCATGCAGCGTGTGGCGGCGGGCGAATCCACCGACCCGCATGTGCGCATCCTGCGCGAGCTGGCACTGGATCTGGACGAGGCCGCATTGGAGGCCGCCGCGTTCTGGCTGGAGCACACCGACGATGCCGGGTATCTGAGCGATGCGCTGTCCACGCTGCAGCAGCTCGGCGCCACGCGGTTGGGAATGCGCGTTGAGGCCGTCGAAGCGATCCGCCAGCGCCTGTTGCACGGCGATCCGGCCGGCCTGGCCGCCTGCGACCTGCGCGAATGCCTGCAGGCTCAATTGGCCGCCCTGCCCGGCCGCGTGCCGGCCCGTCACCTGGCCGGCCGCATCCTGGCCGGCGATCTGGACCTGCTGGCCAGCCACGACTATGCGCTGCTGGCGCGCGCCCACGATGCAGAAGTGGACGATGCGCGCGAAGCGGTGCGGCTGATCCTGTCGCTGCAACCGCGCCCAGGCGACGACCTGCTGCAGGAAAGCAACGCCAGCGTGATTCCGGATGTGCTCGCCTGGCATGCCGACGACAGCTGGCGGGTGGCGCTGAATCCTGCCACCACCCACCGGGTCAGCATCAACCCGGTGCACGAACGCGCGCTGGCCGAGGCCGGCGATGCCGCCCAGCCACTGCGCGACATGCTGCAGGAAGCGCGCTGGCTGACCCGTGGGCTGTCGATGCGCTACGAGACCCTGCTGCGCGCCACCCGCGCCATCGTCGAGCGCCAGGCCGCCTTCCTGGCCCGTGGCGAGGAAGCCATGGCACCGCTGACCCTGAAGGAAATTGCCGACGAGATCGGCATGCACGAATCGACTATTTCGCGCATCACCACCGGCAAATACCTGCAGACCCCGCGTGGCACCTTCGAGCTCAAGCATTTCTTCGCCGTGCGACTGGAAGGCGCCAGCGTCTCCGGCCAGGCGGTCAAGGCCATGGTGCGTCGCCTGATCGAGAGCGAGCCGGCCGGCCGGCCGCTGGCCGACGAAGCGATCGCCGGCCTGCTGTCGCGTCAGGGCGTTAATATTGCGCGCCGGACCGTGGCCAAGTACCGCGAACAACTGGACATCGCCCCGGCACGCGAGCGCCGTCGCACCACAAAACCGCTGCTTGCGCGAGCGGGATAA
- a CDS encoding response regulator transcription factor, whose translation MRVIIVDDHTLVRAGLSRLLQTFAGIDVVGEASNAQQALDMTSLHRPDLVLMDLSLPGRSGLDAMTDVLRAAPRTHVVMMSMHDDPVHVRDALDRGAVGFVVKDAAPLELELALRAAAAGQVFLSPQISSKMIAPMLGREKPVGIAALSPRQREILREIGRGQSNKEIAADLGISVKTVETHRARMMESLGCRRANDLVLLAAKHHNELV comes from the coding sequence GTGCGAGTCATCATCGTCGACGATCACACCCTTGTCCGTGCAGGCCTGTCCAGGCTGCTGCAAACCTTCGCCGGCATCGATGTCGTCGGCGAGGCCAGTAACGCGCAACAAGCCCTGGACATGACATCCCTGCATCGCCCCGATCTGGTGCTGATGGACCTGTCGCTGCCCGGGCGCAGCGGACTGGACGCCATGACCGATGTGCTGCGCGCCGCACCGCGCACGCATGTGGTGATGATGTCCATGCATGACGACCCGGTGCACGTGCGCGACGCGCTCGATCGCGGCGCAGTCGGCTTCGTGGTCAAGGATGCCGCTCCGCTGGAGCTGGAACTGGCGCTGCGCGCCGCGGCCGCCGGCCAGGTGTTCCTGAGCCCGCAGATTTCCTCGAAGATGATCGCCCCGATGCTGGGCCGCGAAAAACCGGTCGGTATCGCTGCCCTGTCGCCGCGCCAGCGCGAGATCCTGCGCGAGATCGGCCGCGGCCAGAGCAACAAGGAAATTGCCGCCGACCTCGGCATCAGCGTCAAGACGGTGGAGACCCACCGCGCGCGCATGATGGAGTCGCTGGGCTGCCGGCGTGCGAACGATCTGGTGCTGCTGGCAGCCAAGCACCACAACGAGCTGGTTTGA
- a CDS encoding PilZ domain-containing protein — translation MSALGTLAPDAEAELFADTLSCQLRLPAGFHAGGDAGAHSAAETLLRSLGQVEDLRSEEASEDRGELPLLVQRMDAKLDLMLALIGRLVRQGDSGLIQNLVHWSVRGIRLNCATSHAAGTTGVVCLQPSDWLPELVQLPAQVLASASDGHDQWLWLRFAPLAPGLQDALERHLFRLHRRQIAEARRQR, via the coding sequence ATGTCCGCGCTCGGCACACTCGCGCCGGACGCAGAGGCCGAGCTGTTTGCCGACACGCTCAGCTGCCAATTGCGTCTGCCGGCCGGCTTCCACGCCGGTGGCGACGCCGGCGCACACAGTGCCGCGGAAACCCTGCTGCGCAGTCTTGGCCAGGTCGAGGACCTGCGCAGCGAAGAAGCCAGCGAAGACCGCGGCGAACTGCCGCTGCTGGTGCAGCGCATGGACGCCAAGCTCGATCTGATGCTGGCGCTGATCGGCCGCCTGGTACGCCAGGGCGACAGTGGCCTGATCCAGAACCTGGTGCACTGGTCGGTGCGCGGCATCCGCCTGAATTGCGCAACCAGCCATGCGGCGGGCACCACGGGCGTGGTGTGCCTGCAACCGTCCGACTGGCTTCCTGAACTTGTACAGCTTCCAGCACAGGTGCTGGCAAGCGCGAGCGACGGCCACGATCAGTGGCTATGGCTGCGCTTCGCGCCGCTTGCCCCCGGGTTGCAGGATGCTCTGGAACGTCATCTGTTCCGTTTGCACCGCCGTCAGATCGCCGAGGCCAGGCGCCAGCGCTGA
- the fliS gene encoding flagellar export chaperone FliS, giving the protein MYGSNRQYAEQYRKVGVSTSVTEADPHKLVSLLFAGACQRIRLAQACLVQGDQARKGKAIGEACAIVGHLNGSLDHEAGGEIAGNLSALYDYVMQRLTAANLHNDDTALTEALDLLSEIDSAWNSIPLEQRGLSAVS; this is encoded by the coding sequence ATGTACGGTTCCAATCGTCAGTACGCCGAGCAATACCGCAAGGTCGGCGTGTCCACCAGCGTGACCGAAGCCGACCCGCACAAGCTGGTGTCGCTGCTGTTCGCCGGCGCCTGCCAGCGCATCCGTCTGGCCCAGGCCTGCCTGGTGCAGGGCGACCAGGCGCGCAAGGGCAAGGCCATCGGCGAAGCCTGCGCGATCGTCGGTCACTTGAACGGCTCGCTCGATCATGAAGCCGGCGGCGAGATTGCGGGTAATCTGTCGGCCCTGTACGACTACGTCATGCAGCGCCTGACCGCAGCCAATCTGCACAACGACGACACCGCGTTGACCGAAGCGCTGGATCTGCTCAGCGAAATCGACTCGGCGTGGAACTCCATCCCCCTCGAACAACGCGGTCTCTCCGCCGTTTCGTGA
- the fliD gene encoding flagellar filament capping protein FliD has translation MASLVSTSTSGLDIPTLVSKLVAAEKDPEQNRINKAGTAATTQLSAISQIKSSMTTLKSALDKVISSADTNAYKATVPTDAGFTATTTSSAAPGNYSVEVVSLATAQKLASGAFTADATVGSGTLTIGYGDSSVTVDISGTDKLTDIAAAINKAAGGKGVTASVVTANDGQHLVFNAVDSGTKGALTISASDPSLSGLTYGPGVTGGLNQTVAAADALVRVDGFERTSSSNTVSDIVPGVVLTLTKAAEGTKFNLGVAADTSGLKGNLTAFAAAYNTANTLLAKSSSYDATTRSASALTGDSLVRSLQQQLRGQVSGNVNELKALGLTIDKDGVMSFDGAKFDTAIAADGGAAAEVFGKDSKFGGTLTKLLDSNVNVTNGTLTLRSDSLNKTIKGYESQLDDLDARMEKLSDRYTAQFTAMETMISKLQSSTSSLSSLLMS, from the coding sequence ATGGCATCGTTGGTCAGCACGTCCACCTCTGGACTGGACATCCCTACATTGGTGTCCAAGCTGGTGGCCGCGGAGAAAGACCCCGAACAGAACCGCATCAACAAGGCCGGCACCGCCGCGACCACCCAGCTCTCGGCGATCAGCCAGATCAAGAGCAGCATGACCACGCTCAAGTCTGCGCTGGATAAGGTCATCAGCAGCGCCGACACCAACGCCTACAAGGCCACGGTGCCGACCGATGCCGGTTTCACTGCCACCACCACCAGCTCGGCAGCGCCGGGCAACTATTCGGTGGAAGTGGTGTCGTTGGCCACCGCGCAAAAGCTGGCCTCCGGTGCGTTCACTGCCGATGCCACGGTGGGCAGCGGCACGCTGACGATCGGCTACGGCGACAGCAGCGTGACCGTGGACATCAGCGGCACCGACAAGCTCACCGACATCGCGGCGGCCATCAACAAGGCTGCCGGCGGCAAGGGCGTCACCGCCAGCGTGGTCACCGCCAACGATGGCCAGCACCTGGTCTTCAATGCGGTCGATTCCGGCACCAAGGGCGCACTGACCATCAGTGCCAGCGACCCGAGCCTGAGCGGCCTCACCTATGGCCCCGGCGTCACCGGCGGACTGAACCAGACCGTGGCCGCAGCCGACGCACTGGTGCGTGTGGACGGCTTCGAGCGGACATCCAGCTCCAATACCGTCAGCGACATCGTGCCAGGGGTGGTACTCACCCTCACCAAGGCCGCCGAAGGCACCAAGTTCAATCTGGGCGTGGCCGCCGACACCAGCGGCCTCAAGGGCAACCTCACCGCCTTCGCTGCCGCCTACAACACCGCCAACACCCTTCTGGCCAAAAGCAGCAGCTACGACGCGACGACCAGGAGCGCTTCGGCACTGACCGGCGACTCGCTGGTACGCAGCCTGCAGCAACAGCTGCGGGGCCAGGTCAGCGGCAACGTCAACGAACTCAAGGCCCTGGGCCTGACCATCGACAAGGATGGCGTGATGAGTTTCGACGGCGCCAAGTTCGACACCGCCATCGCCGCCGACGGTGGCGCCGCTGCAGAAGTCTTCGGCAAGGACAGCAAGTTCGGCGGCACCCTGACCAAGCTGCTCGACAGCAACGTCAATGTCACCAACGGCACCCTTACCCTGCGCTCGGACAGCTTGAACAAGACCATCAAGGGCTACGAATCGCAGCTGGACGACCTCGATGCGCGCATGGAAAAACTCAGCGACCGCTACACCGCCCAGTTCACCGCGATGGAAACCATGATCAGCAAGTTGCAGAGCAGCACCAGCTCGCTCAGCAGCCTGCTGATGAGCTGA
- a CDS encoding flagellin: MAQVINTNVMSLNAQRNLNTNSSSMALSIQQLSSGKRIVSASVDAAGLAISERFTTQIRGVDVAARNANDGISLSQTAEGAMVEIGNNLQRIRELSVQSSNATNSQTDRDALNSEVKQLTAEIDRVANQTSFNGTKLLDGSFTGALFQVGADAGQTIGVSNIVDANIDSLGKANFAAAVSGAGVTGTATASGSISGMSLSFNDASGAAKSVTIGDVKIASGDTAADVNKKVASAINEKLDQTGMYASIDTSGNLKLESLKAGQDFTALTGGTSSAAGITASAGLTTASAASGSAAVTLSSLDISTFSGSQKALEIVDKALTAVNSSRADMGAVQNRFTSTIANLAATSENLTASRSRIADTDYAKTTAELTRTQILQQAGTAMLAQAKSVPQNVLSLLQ, encoded by the coding sequence ATGGCACAGGTAATCAACACCAACGTAATGTCGCTGAACGCTCAGCGTAACCTCAACACCAACAGCTCAAGCATGGCGCTGAGCATCCAGCAGCTGTCCTCCGGCAAGCGCATTGTCAGCGCTTCGGTGGACGCCGCAGGTCTCGCCATCTCCGAGCGTTTCACCACGCAGATCCGTGGCGTGGACGTTGCCGCGCGCAACGCCAACGACGGTATCTCGCTGTCCCAGACCGCCGAAGGCGCCATGGTGGAAATCGGCAACAACCTGCAGCGTATCCGCGAGCTGTCGGTGCAGTCGTCCAACGCCACCAATTCGCAGACCGACCGCGATGCGCTGAACTCCGAAGTCAAGCAGCTGACCGCTGAAATCGACCGCGTTGCCAACCAGACCAGCTTCAACGGCACCAAGCTGCTGGACGGCTCGTTCACTGGTGCGCTGTTCCAGGTCGGCGCCGATGCCGGCCAGACCATCGGCGTCAGCAACATCGTCGATGCCAACATCGACTCGCTGGGCAAGGCCAACTTCGCCGCCGCGGTGAGCGGTGCCGGCGTCACCGGTACCGCCACTGCCTCCGGCTCCATCAGTGGCATGTCACTGTCCTTCAACGACGCCAGCGGCGCTGCCAAGAGCGTCACCATCGGAGACGTCAAGATCGCTTCCGGCGACACCGCAGCCGATGTCAACAAGAAGGTCGCCTCGGCGATCAACGAAAAGCTGGATCAGACCGGCATGTATGCCTCGATCGACACCAGCGGCAATCTGAAGCTTGAGTCGCTGAAGGCAGGCCAGGACTTCACTGCGCTGACCGGCGGAACCTCCAGCGCTGCGGGCATCACTGCTAGCGCCGGCCTCACCACCGCCTCTGCCGCGTCCGGCAGTGCCGCCGTCACGCTGAGCAGCCTTGACATTTCCACGTTCTCCGGCTCGCAGAAGGCCCTGGAAATCGTCGACAAGGCGCTGACTGCGGTCAATTCCTCGCGCGCGGACATGGGCGCAGTGCAGAATCGCTTCACTTCCACCATCGCCAATCTGGCTGCCACCTCGGAGAATCTCACCGCCTCGCGCAGCCGGATCGCCGATACGGACTATGCAAAGACCACCGCCGAGCTGACCCGTACGCAGATCCTGCAGCAGGCCGGTACTGCCATGCTGGCCCAGGCCAAGTCGGTTCCGCAGAACGTGCTGAGCCTGCTGCAGTAA
- the flgL gene encoding flagellar hook-associated protein FlgL — MTDRISTSMMYSQSVASMGAKQARLNQLESQLSSGQRLVTAKDDPVAAGTAVGLDRALAAIARFGENANNVQNRLGLQENVLARAGDTMARVTELTIQANSSTLSPDDRKAIASELTALRDSMVSLANSTDGTGRYLFGGTADGSAPFIKSNGGVVYNGDQTQKQVEVAPDTFVSDTLPGSEIFMRIRTGDGTVDAHANAANAGTGLLLDFSRDASTGSWNGGSYSVQFTAADTYEVRDSTNAVVGTGTYKDGEDIAAAGVRMRISGAPATGDSFQIGASTTKDVFSTIDDLVGALTSDTLTPPQKAAMINTLQSSMRDIAQASSKMIDARASGGAQLSAIDNANSLLASNEVTLKTTLSSIRDLDYATAIGQYELEKASLQAAQTIFQQMQSSTLFNMIR, encoded by the coding sequence ATGACCGACCGTATCTCCACCAGCATGATGTATAGCCAGTCGGTGGCCTCGATGGGGGCCAAGCAGGCGCGGCTGAACCAGCTCGAATCGCAACTGTCCAGCGGGCAGCGCCTGGTCACCGCCAAGGACGATCCGGTCGCCGCAGGCACCGCGGTGGGCCTGGACCGTGCGCTGGCCGCGATCGCCCGCTTCGGCGAGAACGCCAACAACGTGCAGAACCGGCTGGGCCTGCAGGAAAACGTCCTGGCACGCGCGGGCGACACAATGGCGCGCGTCACCGAATTGACGATACAGGCCAATAGCTCCACGCTCAGCCCGGACGACCGCAAGGCGATCGCCTCGGAACTGACCGCCCTGCGCGACAGCATGGTGAGCCTTGCCAACAGCACCGATGGCACCGGGCGCTATCTGTTCGGCGGCACCGCCGATGGCAGCGCACCGTTCATCAAGAGCAATGGCGGCGTGGTCTACAACGGCGACCAGACCCAGAAGCAGGTCGAAGTGGCGCCGGACACCTTCGTCAGCGACACCCTGCCCGGCAGCGAGATCTTCATGCGTATCCGCACCGGCGACGGTACCGTGGACGCGCACGCCAACGCCGCCAATGCCGGTACCGGCCTGCTGCTGGATTTCAGCCGCGATGCCAGTACCGGCAGCTGGAATGGCGGCAGCTACAGCGTGCAGTTCACCGCTGCCGACACCTATGAGGTGCGCGACAGCACCAATGCAGTGGTCGGCACCGGCACCTACAAGGATGGCGAGGACATCGCCGCGGCCGGCGTGCGCATGCGCATCAGCGGCGCACCGGCGACAGGCGACAGCTTCCAGATCGGCGCCTCCACCACCAAGGACGTGTTCTCCACCATCGACGACCTGGTCGGTGCGCTCACCTCCGACACCCTGACCCCGCCGCAGAAGGCGGCGATGATCAACACCTTGCAGTCGTCGATGCGCGACATCGCGCAGGCCTCGTCGAAGATGATCGATGCGCGTGCTTCCGGCGGCGCGCAGTTGTCGGCCATCGACAACGCCAACTCCTTGCTCGCCTCCAACGAAGTCACGCTAAAGACCACCTTGTCGTCGATCCGCGACCTGGACTATGCCACCGCGATCGGGCAGTACGAACTGGAGAAGGCCTCCCTGCAGGCTGCTCAGACCATTTTTCAGCAGATGCAGTCCTCGACCTTGTTCAACATGATCCGCTGA
- the flgK gene encoding flagellar hook-associated protein FlgK yields the protein MSIMSTGTSALIAFQRALSTVSHNVANINTEGYSRQRVEFATRTPTDMGYAFVGNGAKITDVGRVADQLAISRLLDSGGELARLQQLSSLSNRVDALYSNTATNVAGLWSNFFDSTSAVSSNASSTAERQSMLDSGNSLATRFKQLNGQMDSLSNEVNSGLTSSVDEVNRLTQQIAKINGTIGNSAANAAPDMLDQRDALVSKLVGYTGGTAVMQDGGFMNVFTAGGQALVVGTTAARLTTVADPYQPTKLQVAMQTQGQNVSLSANSLGGQIGGLLEFRSSVLEPTQAELGRLAVGMASTFNAGHAQGMDLYGAMGGNFFNIGSPTTAANPGNTGTAALSASFSNMAAVDGQNVTLSFDGGVWKATNASTGAVVPMTGTGTAANPLVLNGVSMVVGGTPANGDKFLLQPTAGLAGTLSVAITDPSRIAAATPVKATATVANLGSGKISDVKVTNAQNPALLTPSSVEFIDANQYTIDGAGPFAYTPGQTISANGWSFALDGAPKAGDTFGVGPMGAGSSDNGNAKLLAKIDDAKALSGGTVTLNGALSGLTTSVGSAARAASYASDAQKVIDDQAQASRDSISGVNLDEEAANMLKLQQAYQAAAQMISTADTIFQAILGAVR from the coding sequence ATGTCCATCATGTCCACCGGGACCAGCGCGCTGATCGCCTTCCAACGGGCGTTGTCGACCGTTAGCCATAACGTCGCCAACATCAATACCGAAGGCTACAGCCGCCAACGCGTGGAATTTGCAACGCGCACGCCCACCGACATGGGCTACGCGTTCGTGGGCAATGGCGCCAAGATCACCGATGTGGGCCGGGTGGCCGACCAGCTGGCCATCTCGCGGCTGCTCGACAGCGGCGGCGAACTCGCGCGCCTGCAGCAGCTGTCCTCGCTGTCCAATCGCGTGGACGCGCTCTACTCCAACACTGCCACCAACGTCGCCGGGCTGTGGTCGAACTTCTTCGACTCCACCAGCGCGGTGTCGTCCAATGCGTCCTCCACCGCCGAGCGGCAGAGCATGCTCGATAGCGGCAACTCGCTGGCCACGCGCTTCAAGCAGCTCAACGGGCAGATGGACAGCCTGAGCAATGAAGTCAACAGTGGCTTGACGTCCTCGGTGGATGAAGTCAACCGTTTGACGCAGCAGATCGCCAAGATCAACGGCACCATCGGCAACAGCGCGGCCAACGCGGCGCCGGACATGCTGGACCAGCGCGACGCGCTGGTGAGCAAGCTGGTGGGGTACACCGGCGGCACCGCGGTGATGCAAGACGGCGGCTTCATGAATGTCTTCACCGCCGGTGGCCAAGCGCTGGTGGTGGGCACCACCGCGGCCAGGCTCACCACGGTAGCCGACCCGTACCAGCCCACCAAGCTGCAGGTGGCGATGCAGACCCAGGGCCAGAACGTCAGCCTCAGCGCCAATTCGCTGGGTGGCCAGATCGGCGGCCTGCTGGAATTCCGCAGCAGCGTGCTGGAGCCGACCCAGGCCGAACTGGGCCGCCTGGCCGTGGGCATGGCCAGCACCTTCAATGCCGGCCACGCGCAGGGGATGGACCTGTACGGCGCGATGGGCGGCAACTTCTTCAACATCGGCTCGCCCACCACCGCCGCCAACCCGGGCAATACCGGCACCGCCGCGCTGAGCGCCAGCTTCAGCAACATGGCGGCGGTGGACGGGCAGAACGTCACGCTCAGCTTCGACGGCGGCGTGTGGAAGGCCACCAACGCCAGCACCGGCGCGGTCGTGCCGATGACCGGCACTGGCACCGCTGCCAACCCGCTGGTGCTCAATGGCGTGAGCATGGTGGTCGGCGGCACGCCGGCCAACGGCGACAAATTCCTGCTGCAGCCCACCGCCGGGCTGGCCGGCACCCTGTCGGTAGCCATCACCGACCCGTCGCGCATTGCCGCGGCAACGCCGGTCAAGGCCACCGCCACTGTCGCCAACCTGGGCTCGGGAAAGATCAGCGACGTCAAGGTCACCAATGCGCAGAATCCGGCGCTGCTGACCCCATCGTCAGTGGAGTTCATCGACGCCAATCAATACACCATCGATGGCGCCGGTCCGTTCGCCTACACCCCCGGGCAGACCATCAGCGCCAACGGCTGGAGCTTCGCGCTGGATGGCGCGCCCAAGGCTGGCGACACCTTCGGCGTCGGCCCGATGGGCGCCGGCTCCAGCGACAACGGCAATGCCAAGTTGCTGGCCAAGATCGACGATGCCAAGGCGCTCAGCGGCGGCACCGTCACGCTCAACGGCGCGCTGTCGGGCCTGACCACCTCGGTGGGTTCGGCCGCGCGTGCGGCCAGCTACGCCTCTGACGCTCAGAAGGTCATCGACGACCAGGCGCAGGCCAGCCGCGATTCGATTTCCGGCGTCAACCTCGATGAGGAAGCCGCCAACATGCTCAAGCTGCAGCAGGCCTATCAGGCGGCTGCACAGATGATCTCCACCGCCGACACCATCTTCCAAGCCATCCTGGGCGCCGTACGCTGA
- a CDS encoding flagellar assembly peptidoglycan hydrolase FlgJ, which yields MRIAASPIDLNPSTKADPAKIDKVSRQLEGQFAQMLVKSMRDASAGDPMFPGENQMFREMYDQQMAKALTEGKGLGLSAMISKQLSGDTGGPALNTSLSSADAAKAYSLVAGKRDASLPLPVRDGAASGIGATLGAAAKLGAGALGGVGMSQVLDLIAGRTGGGEAGSDDAAALSWPSANDRWSDVTVSDAADANAAVNASAASNAAASLGERTPEGFVAKIWTHAQKAARELGVDPRALVAQAALETGWGRRGIGNGGDSNNLFGIKATGWSGNKVTTGTHEYVNGVKTTETADFRAYGSAEESFADYVRLLKNNSRYQGALQAGTDIRGFARGLQQAGYATDPGYAAKIAAIANGPTIDRAVAAIGNAAADLSNRYASTTEPAGLGTIRR from the coding sequence ATGCGTATCGCAGCCTCGCCCATTGATCTCAACCCGAGCACCAAGGCCGATCCGGCAAAGATCGACAAGGTCTCCCGTCAGCTCGAAGGCCAGTTCGCGCAGATGCTGGTCAAGAGCATGCGCGATGCGAGCGCCGGCGACCCGATGTTTCCGGGCGAAAACCAGATGTTCCGCGAAATGTACGACCAGCAGATGGCCAAGGCGTTGACCGAGGGCAAGGGGCTGGGCCTGTCGGCGATGATCTCCAAGCAGCTGAGCGGCGACACCGGCGGCCCGGCATTGAACACCTCGCTGAGCAGCGCCGATGCGGCAAAGGCCTACTCCCTGGTTGCCGGCAAGCGCGATGCCTCGTTGCCGCTGCCGGTCCGCGATGGCGCAGCCAGCGGCATCGGCGCGACCCTGGGCGCGGCGGCCAAGCTCGGCGCAGGCGCGCTGGGTGGCGTCGGCATGAGCCAGGTGCTGGACCTGATTGCCGGGCGCACCGGTGGTGGCGAGGCCGGCAGCGATGATGCAGCTGCATTGAGCTGGCCGTCGGCCAACGATCGCTGGAGCGATGTCACTGTCAGCGATGCTGCCGACGCCAATGCGGCGGTCAATGCGAGCGCGGCCAGCAATGCTGCGGCCAGCCTGGGCGAGCGCACCCCGGAAGGCTTCGTCGCCAAGATCTGGACGCATGCACAGAAAGCCGCGCGCGAACTGGGTGTGGACCCGCGCGCACTGGTGGCGCAGGCCGCGCTGGAAACCGGCTGGGGCCGTCGCGGCATCGGCAACGGCGGCGATTCCAACAACCTGTTCGGCATCAAGGCCACCGGCTGGAGCGGGAACAAGGTCACCACCGGTACCCACGAATACGTCAACGGTGTCAAAACCACCGAAACCGCGGATTTCCGCGCCTATGGCTCGGCCGAAGAAAGCTTCGCCGACTATGTGCGCCTGCTGAAGAACAACAGCCGCTACCAGGGCGCGCTGCAGGCCGGCACCGATATCCGCGGTTTTGCACGCGGCTTGCAACAGGCTGGCTACGCCACCGATCCGGGCTATGCGGCCAAGATCGCGGCGATCGCCAACGGTCCGACCATCGACCGCGCGGTGGCCGCCATCGGCAACGCGGCGGCCGATCTGTCCAACCGCTATGCCAGTACCACCGAGCCGGCCGGGCTCGGCACCATCCGCCGCTGA